The following proteins are co-located in the Acidimicrobiales bacterium genome:
- a CDS encoding cyclic nucleotide-binding domain-containing protein: MVRRKKATEAAERLSRIAFFEGFTPDELARVAELVDDVEAEPGAVLTDQGRPGQECYVIESGQANVYFGGEHIATLGPGSMVGEMALLEHRPRIASVVAETPMQLLGLDTRSFRALLEEMPKASQRVMSLLNARLQENADRQSGGEG, encoded by the coding sequence ATGGTTCGCAGGAAGAAGGCCACCGAGGCCGCGGAGCGGCTGTCGAGGATCGCGTTCTTCGAGGGCTTCACGCCCGACGAGCTGGCGCGGGTCGCCGAGCTCGTCGACGACGTCGAGGCCGAGCCCGGCGCCGTGTTGACCGATCAGGGCCGGCCGGGCCAGGAGTGCTACGTCATCGAGTCGGGCCAGGCCAACGTGTACTTCGGCGGCGAGCACATCGCCACCCTCGGCCCCGGTTCGATGGTGGGCGAGATGGCGCTCCTCGAGCACCGCCCCCGCATCGCCTCGGTCGTGGCCGAGACACCCATGCAGCTCCTCGGCCTCGACACCCGCAGCTTCCGGGCCCTCCTCGAGGAGATGCCCAAGGCCAGCCAGCGGGTGATGTCCCTGCTCAACGCCCGCCTCCAGGAGAACGCGGACCGCCAGTCCGGCGGCGAGGGATAG
- a CDS encoding acetyl-CoA acetyltransferase: protein MVKVVDPRTPVIVGVGQVENRIDRGDDEVEPVELIARAAEAAATDSGGRGLLAAVDSVRVVKLLSWRYRDPGALVAERVGAKPRQSIYTTDGGQTPQALLNRTALDIAAGDLDVALLCGGEAWRTRTAHRNRDEKPAWTSQGEDTPLADSFGAPLDMIDEAEAAQGLVLPVQMYAIFEIALRAAAGRTPAEHLAHLGRLWSGFSEVAAANPHAWNRTAMTPEEAVTPTPTNRLIGYPYTLVMNSNNNVEQAAAVLLCSAEKAEALGVPRDRWVFPVAGAEANDRAHVSPRNDLCSSPALRTAGAALFDAAGIGAADLGPVDLYSCFPSAVQIAAAELGLGLERPLTVTGGMGLAGGPWNNYATHGIATMVEVLRGETPGTLGLCSANGGFTTKHALGLYATEPPAGGFRHAGTQAEADALAAPGREVAPDDHAGPVTVEAYTVMHGRDGEREVALAAGLLPDGRRAWCSTRDVDTMAALIDEECCGRPAHRAAGGSLRLD, encoded by the coding sequence ATGGTCAAGGTAGTGGACCCGCGCACCCCCGTCATCGTGGGCGTGGGCCAGGTCGAGAACCGGATCGACCGGGGCGACGACGAGGTCGAGCCCGTCGAGCTCATCGCCCGTGCCGCCGAGGCGGCCGCGACCGACAGTGGCGGTCGCGGGCTGCTCGCCGCGGTGGACTCCGTACGGGTCGTCAAGCTGCTCTCCTGGCGCTACCGGGACCCGGGCGCTCTGGTGGCCGAGCGGGTGGGAGCGAAGCCCCGTCAGAGCATCTACACGACCGACGGCGGCCAGACCCCGCAGGCGCTCCTGAACCGCACCGCCCTCGACATCGCCGCCGGCGACCTCGATGTGGCCCTGCTCTGCGGCGGCGAGGCGTGGCGCACCCGGACCGCCCACCGCAATCGGGACGAGAAGCCCGCGTGGACCTCCCAGGGGGAAGACACGCCGCTCGCCGACAGCTTCGGGGCACCCCTCGACATGATCGACGAGGCCGAGGCGGCACAAGGTCTCGTCCTGCCGGTGCAGATGTACGCCATCTTCGAGATCGCTCTGCGGGCCGCGGCCGGGCGCACCCCCGCCGAGCACCTCGCCCACCTCGGGCGCCTCTGGTCCGGCTTCTCCGAGGTGGCGGCCGCCAACCCGCACGCGTGGAACCGCACGGCCATGACGCCGGAGGAGGCCGTCACCCCCACCCCGACCAACCGGCTCATCGGGTACCCGTACACGCTCGTCATGAACTCGAACAACAACGTCGAGCAGGCCGCCGCGGTGCTGCTGTGCTCGGCCGAGAAGGCCGAGGCCCTCGGCGTCCCCCGTGACCGGTGGGTGTTCCCGGTCGCCGGCGCCGAGGCCAACGACCGGGCCCACGTGTCGCCCCGAAACGACCTCTGCTCGTCGCCCGCCCTGCGCACCGCCGGCGCCGCGCTCTTCGACGCCGCCGGCATCGGCGCAGCCGACCTCGGCCCCGTCGACCTCTACTCGTGCTTCCCGTCGGCCGTGCAGATCGCGGCGGCGGAGTTGGGGCTCGGCCTGGAGCGGCCCCTCACCGTGACCGGGGGGATGGGGCTCGCCGGCGGCCCGTGGAACAACTACGCCACCCACGGCATCGCCACCATGGTCGAGGTGCTGCGGGGTGAGACGCCCGGGACGCTCGGACTGTGCAGCGCGAACGGCGGGTTCACCACCAAGCACGCACTGGGCCTCTACGCCACCGAGCCGCCGGCCGGCGGCTTCCGCCACGCCGGCACGCAGGCCGAGGCCGACGCGCTGGCCGCCCCGGGCCGCGAGGTGGCACCCGACGACCACGCCGGACCGGTCACCGTCGAGGCCTACACGGTGATGCACGGACGTGACGGCGAGCGCGAGGTGGCGCTGGCCGCCGGACTGCTCCCCGATGGCCGACGGGCGTGGTGCTCGACGCGCGACGTCGACACCATGGCGGCGCTGATCGACGAGGAGTGCTGCGGCCGCCCGGCGCACCGCGCCGCCGGCGGCAGCCTGCGATTGGACTGA
- the rpiB gene encoding ribose 5-phosphate isomerase B produces MKVAIGSDHAGFRLKSHLIAVLGELGHEAIDLGTDSEASVDYPPICAAVGAAVVAGQADRGIVLGGSGQGEQIAANKVDGVRAALCNDLYTARLSREHNDANVLSMGGRIVADGLATEILTLWLATPFEGGRHERRLAQITDIERDGPPAAPGKAP; encoded by the coding sequence GTGAAGGTCGCCATCGGGTCCGACCACGCCGGCTTCCGCCTGAAGTCGCATCTCATCGCGGTGCTCGGCGAGCTGGGCCACGAGGCCATCGACCTCGGCACCGACAGCGAGGCGTCGGTCGACTACCCGCCCATCTGCGCGGCGGTGGGCGCCGCCGTGGTGGCCGGCCAGGCCGACCGGGGCATCGTCCTCGGCGGCAGCGGCCAGGGCGAGCAGATCGCGGCCAACAAGGTCGACGGGGTGCGCGCCGCGCTCTGCAACGACCTCTACACCGCCCGGCTCTCCCGCGAGCACAACGACGCCAACGTGCTGTCGATGGGGGGCCGCATCGTCGCCGACGGCCTGGCCACCGAGATCCTCACGCTCTGGCTGGCCACCCCCTTCGAGGGCGGGCGCCACGAGCGCCGCCTCGCCCAGATCACCGACATCGAACGGGACGGTCCGCCCGCCGCGCCCGGAAAGGCCCCCTGA
- a CDS encoding serine hydroxymethyltransferase: MPFTTDRDDELFGLIDQEVERQTTTIQLIASENFTSPAVMEATGSVFTNKYSEGYPGKRYYGGNQVVDEVEDLARERVKALFGAEHANVQPHSGANANIAVYLAVLEPGDTVMGQSLDHGGHLTHGSPVNLSGRLYDFVPYGLTPSDERLDYEAIADLARECRPKLIVAGATAYSRTIDPEAFRAIADEVGALFMFDAAHIAGLIAGGAHPNPVPHADIVTFTTHKTLRGPRGGCILSRAELGAAIDKAIFPGLQGGPLEHVIAAKAVAFREAAEPAFRAYAAQIVKNAAALADALGREGFRLVSGGTDNHLMLVDLRPFDEELTGKEAQNVLDRAGITLNKNTVPDDPRSPFVTSGVRIGTPSVTTQGMTEPEMTIIASLIARALRHRTDDAELDAVREEVGTLCSKFPPY; encoded by the coding sequence ATGCCATTCACCACCGACCGCGACGACGAGCTGTTCGGTCTCATCGACCAGGAGGTCGAGCGCCAGACGACGACCATCCAGCTCATCGCCAGCGAGAACTTCACCTCGCCGGCGGTGATGGAGGCCACGGGCTCGGTCTTCACCAACAAGTACAGCGAGGGCTACCCGGGCAAGCGCTACTACGGCGGCAACCAGGTGGTGGACGAGGTCGAGGACCTCGCCCGCGAGCGGGTCAAGGCGCTCTTCGGCGCCGAGCACGCCAACGTGCAGCCCCACTCGGGTGCCAATGCCAACATCGCGGTCTACCTGGCCGTGCTCGAGCCCGGCGACACCGTCATGGGCCAGTCCCTCGACCACGGCGGCCACCTCACCCACGGCTCGCCGGTCAACCTCAGCGGGCGGCTCTACGACTTCGTGCCCTACGGCCTGACCCCGAGCGACGAGCGTCTCGACTACGAGGCCATCGCCGACCTCGCCCGCGAGTGCCGACCGAAGCTGATTGTGGCCGGCGCCACCGCCTATTCGCGCACCATCGACCCCGAGGCGTTCCGGGCCATCGCCGACGAGGTGGGCGCGCTGTTCATGTTCGATGCCGCCCACATCGCCGGTCTGATCGCCGGCGGGGCGCACCCCAACCCGGTGCCCCACGCCGACATCGTCACCTTCACCACCCACAAGACGCTGCGCGGCCCCCGGGGCGGTTGCATCCTCAGCCGGGCCGAGCTCGGCGCCGCCATCGACAAGGCCATCTTCCCCGGCCTCCAGGGCGGTCCCCTCGAGCACGTCATCGCGGCCAAGGCGGTGGCCTTCCGTGAAGCCGCCGAGCCCGCCTTCCGTGCCTACGCCGCCCAGATCGTCAAGAACGCGGCGGCGCTGGCGGACGCTCTCGGCCGCGAGGGCTTCCGCCTCGTCTCCGGGGGCACCGACAACCACCTCATGTTGGTCGACCTGCGCCCGTTCGACGAGGAGCTGACGGGCAAGGAGGCCCAGAACGTCCTCGATCGCGCCGGCATCACCCTCAACAAGAACACGGTGCCCGACGATCCCCGCTCGCCCTTCGTCACCAGCGGCGTCCGCATCGGCACCCCCTCGGTCACCACCCAGGGCATGACCGAGCCCGAGATGACCATCATCGCGTCGCTCATCGCCCGGGCCCTGCGTCACCGGACCGACGACGCCGAGCTGGACGCGGTCCGCGAAGAGGTCGGCACGCTCTGCTCCAAGTTCCCGCCGTACTGA
- a CDS encoding DUF4012 domain-containing protein, which yields MRDAAADGSQVNRLSPRARWALVAALAVGAYLVFCGVWLAMARREARAGSDQLAEFREDPDPQDLLDGTALPVIESAQRDFESARDRARSPLLAPLRMVPLLGRQIDSFATISGAAGEVAAAGVQGAQAAREALDGDIAPGAARVATLRELADIAEATSARLATIPLGPSSDLLGPVARGRDELAEEKDSVELALLYTRDAANALADILEGPSSYLVMAANNAEMRAGSGMFLSVGRVDFGDGRLQLAGFQPSGSLHLDVGVPYRDRDLKDLWGFAHPNREWRNLALSPRFPPNAEMATRMWAAAGEVEADGVLAIDVVGLQAFLRATGPVEVDGETVDADNVVQLLLHDQYTGDPDQSDRRDRLAEIARAVLEAFDGSSPDLPALAQALREAVEGRHLMLWSADTGRQRAWEQAGVSGAVGDHDVLVGLMNRGGNKLDQYQQVRGRVRTRRVAEGTVVSVRLTVTNEVPEGEPEYIAGEGEYGLYDGWLSLTMPGDSGLVDTTEADAVAAGPDGDSRVLAIPVVVSPGDTIEWRVAFVVPDDVTSVTVAPSARVPHIEWWGPDGLRWNDRDTPRQAVPLPPAG from the coding sequence GTGCGCGACGCCGCGGCCGACGGGTCTCAGGTGAACCGCCTCTCGCCGCGCGCCCGCTGGGCGCTCGTTGCCGCGCTCGCCGTGGGCGCCTACCTCGTGTTCTGCGGGGTCTGGCTGGCCATGGCCCGGCGGGAGGCACGGGCGGGCAGCGATCAACTGGCGGAGTTCCGGGAGGACCCCGACCCGCAGGACCTGCTCGATGGCACGGCCCTGCCCGTCATCGAGTCGGCCCAGCGAGACTTCGAGTCGGCCCGTGACCGCGCCCGGTCCCCGCTGCTGGCGCCGCTGCGGATGGTGCCGCTCCTCGGTCGACAGATCGATTCGTTCGCCACGATCTCCGGAGCGGCGGGCGAGGTGGCGGCCGCAGGGGTGCAGGGGGCGCAGGCCGCCCGCGAGGCCCTGGACGGGGACATCGCGCCGGGGGCGGCGCGCGTGGCCACGCTGCGCGAGCTGGCCGACATCGCCGAGGCCACCTCGGCGCGCCTCGCCACCATCCCCCTCGGTCCCAGCAGCGATCTCCTCGGTCCGGTGGCGCGCGGCCGCGACGAGCTCGCCGAGGAGAAGGACAGCGTCGAGCTGGCGCTGCTCTACACCCGCGATGCCGCCAACGCGCTCGCCGACATCCTGGAGGGCCCCTCCTCCTACCTGGTGATGGCGGCCAACAACGCCGAGATGCGTGCCGGTTCGGGCATGTTCTTGTCCGTGGGGCGGGTCGACTTCGGCGACGGCCGCCTCCAGCTCGCCGGCTTCCAGCCGTCGGGCTCGCTCCACCTCGACGTGGGGGTGCCCTACCGGGACCGCGACCTGAAGGACCTCTGGGGCTTCGCCCACCCGAACCGCGAGTGGCGCAACCTGGCGCTGTCGCCGCGCTTCCCGCCCAACGCCGAGATGGCGACCCGCATGTGGGCGGCGGCGGGGGAGGTGGAGGCGGATGGCGTGCTGGCCATCGACGTGGTGGGCCTCCAGGCCTTCCTGCGGGCGACCGGCCCCGTGGAGGTGGACGGCGAGACGGTCGACGCCGACAACGTCGTCCAGCTCCTGCTGCACGACCAGTACACCGGCGACCCCGACCAGTCGGACCGCCGCGACCGGCTGGCCGAGATCGCACGCGCGGTCCTCGAGGCCTTCGACGGCAGCTCCCCGGACCTCCCGGCGCTGGCCCAGGCGCTCCGTGAGGCGGTCGAGGGTCGTCACCTCATGCTGTGGTCGGCCGACACGGGCCGCCAGCGGGCCTGGGAGCAGGCGGGCGTGAGCGGCGCCGTGGGCGACCACGACGTGCTGGTGGGCCTGATGAACCGCGGCGGGAACAAGCTCGACCAGTACCAGCAGGTCCGGGGACGGGTGCGCACGCGACGGGTGGCCGAGGGCACCGTGGTGTCGGTCCGCCTCACCGTCACCAACGAGGTGCCCGAGGGCGAGCCCGAGTACATCGCCGGCGAGGGGGAGTACGGCCTCTACGACGGATGGCTGTCGCTCACCATGCCGGGTGACTCCGGCCTGGTGGACACGACCGAGGCGGACGCCGTGGCCGCAGGGCCCGACGGTGATTCACGGGTCCTGGCCATCCCGGTGGTCGTCTCGCCGGGGGACACCATCGAGTGGCGGGTGGCGTTCGTGGTGCCCGACGACGTCACCTCGGTGACGGTGGCGCCCTCGGCACGGGTCCCTCACATCGAGTGGTGGGGCCCCGACGGCCTGCGCTGGAACGATCGGGACACCCCCCGCCAGGCGGTGCCGCTGCCGCCGGCCGGTTGA
- a CDS encoding LPXTG cell wall anchor domain-containing protein, with protein MAAQLERFSKIRPLRALLAAGGLAVLLLVGVVASPASAQDYPTPTTTPTSVDVTEVTNTNNLPRTGSDNTMMLAVVGVGVVAAGTGLVVLGKRRAHQSGASA; from the coding sequence ATGGCTGCGCAACTTGAGCGATTTTCGAAGATCCGCCCCCTGCGGGCGCTCCTGGCGGCCGGCGGGCTCGCGGTGCTCCTCCTCGTCGGAGTGGTCGCCTCTCCCGCCTCTGCGCAGGACTACCCGACCCCGACCACCACGCCCACCTCGGTGGACGTCACCGAGGTCACCAACACGAACAACCTGCCCCGCACCGGCAGCGACAACACGATGATGCTCGCTGTGGTCGGCGTCGGCGTCGTGGCCGCCGGCACGGGCCTCGTGGTCCTCGGCAAGCGCCGGGCCCACCAGTCGGGCGCCTCCGCCTGA